The proteins below come from a single Pradoshia eiseniae genomic window:
- a CDS encoding aspartate aminotransferase family protein: MTEVKEEAGLLAKDRDYVWHSMKPYSPEATVIADEAKGCWVTDADGNRLLDAMSGLWCVNVGYGREELAEAAYEQLKRLSYFPLSQSHGPAIALAEKLNEMLGGDYVIFFSNSGSEANEAAFKIARQYHQQRGEHGRYKFISRYRSYHGNSMGALAATGQAQRKYKYEPLAPGFIHVAPPDSYRSPEKQDSKPVDLQSVQEMDRVMTWELGETIAGVIMEPIITGGGVLMPPDGYMAGVKEVCEKHGALLIVDEVICGFGRTGEPFGFMNYGAKPDIITMAKGITSAYLPLSATAVKKEIYEAFKGSDEYDYFRHVNTFGGNPAACALALKNLEILEQEGMYERSKKLGLQLKESLEKAIGEHSNVGNIRGKGLLIGIELVQDKETKEPLDVSLVNQIIGGCKKKGVLIGKNGATVAGYNNVLTLAPPLCVSEDELGLIVRVVSEEISRI; this comes from the coding sequence ATGACAGAGGTGAAGGAAGAGGCTGGCTTGCTGGCAAAGGACCGTGACTATGTATGGCACTCGATGAAACCGTACAGCCCGGAAGCCACCGTTATTGCAGATGAGGCAAAGGGCTGCTGGGTAACGGATGCTGACGGAAACCGGCTGCTTGATGCGATGTCAGGTCTATGGTGTGTGAATGTCGGGTATGGACGGGAGGAATTGGCGGAAGCTGCCTACGAGCAGCTGAAACGATTGTCGTATTTCCCCCTCAGTCAAAGCCATGGACCGGCGATTGCTCTAGCTGAGAAGCTAAATGAGATGCTTGGGGGAGATTATGTTATCTTCTTCTCCAACAGTGGATCTGAGGCGAATGAGGCAGCCTTCAAAATTGCGCGGCAATATCATCAGCAAAGGGGTGAGCATGGCCGTTATAAATTCATCTCGCGCTATCGTTCCTATCATGGCAATTCCATGGGAGCGCTGGCCGCAACAGGTCAGGCACAGCGAAAATACAAATATGAGCCGCTCGCACCAGGCTTCATCCATGTGGCTCCGCCTGATTCCTACCGTTCGCCGGAGAAGCAGGACAGTAAGCCTGTTGATTTACAATCGGTTCAGGAAATGGATCGGGTCATGACATGGGAGCTTGGCGAAACGATTGCTGGAGTTATCATGGAGCCGATCATTACAGGCGGAGGAGTACTTATGCCCCCTGACGGCTATATGGCCGGTGTCAAGGAAGTGTGCGAGAAGCACGGCGCTTTGCTGATCGTTGATGAGGTAATCTGCGGCTTCGGTCGGACCGGAGAACCATTCGGCTTTATGAATTACGGAGCGAAGCCTGATATCATCACGATGGCGAAGGGAATCACGAGCGCTTATCTTCCATTGTCAGCGACGGCTGTTAAGAAAGAAATTTACGAAGCATTCAAAGGGTCAGATGAATATGATTATTTCCGGCATGTTAATACATTCGGCGGAAACCCTGCCGCTTGTGCGCTCGCTTTGAAGAATCTTGAAATCTTGGAACAAGAGGGCATGTATGAACGCTCTAAAAAGCTAGGTCTCCAATTAAAGGAAAGCCTTGAAAAAGCAATCGGTGAACATTCCAATGTCGGCAATATTCGCGGTAAGGGTTTGCTTATCGGAATAGAGCTTGTTCAGGATAAAGAAACAAAGGAGCCCCTCGATGTCAGTCTAGTCAATCAAATCATTGGCGGCTGCAAGAAAAAAGGTGTGTTGATCGGGAAGAATGGAGCAACGGTCGCAGGATACAATAATGTACTGACCTTGGCGCCGCCGCTTTGCGTGAGTGAGGATGAGCTTGGACTGATTGTACGAGTGGTTTCGGAGGAGATTTCGAGAATTTAA
- a CDS encoding aspartate/glutamate racemase family protein has translation MKYGYIGPETHSGQIEQKKGRNITGFSVGILYTDENNYPVIPGNVANYSSYPFPVHYKLVPGCTGQRLLNGDPALEKGIIEAALQLQSEGAKVISSACGFFGNFQAQTASALDIPVYLSSLVQLNMIQIGLKPGQKIGILTAYEKGLTNSLLKSCGITDESNLIIGDLSKGEEFSTITNGASAFHNERLRAEVVQKAVEITEKHPEIGAILLECSDLPPYAFHVQQAVQLPVFDFMTLIRWAHDANSQRSYYGFI, from the coding sequence ATGAAATATGGATATATCGGCCCAGAGACCCATTCAGGGCAGATTGAGCAGAAAAAAGGCCGCAATATAACGGGTTTTTCGGTTGGAATCCTCTATACAGATGAAAATAATTATCCGGTCATTCCAGGGAATGTGGCCAATTATTCCAGTTATCCATTTCCAGTCCATTATAAATTAGTTCCTGGCTGTACGGGTCAGCGCCTATTGAATGGAGATCCGGCTTTGGAAAAGGGCATCATCGAGGCGGCCTTGCAGCTGCAAAGTGAAGGGGCGAAGGTCATATCAAGTGCGTGCGGTTTTTTCGGGAATTTCCAAGCTCAAACAGCGAGTGCCCTTGATATCCCTGTTTATCTATCCAGCCTGGTGCAGCTGAATATGATTCAAATTGGCTTAAAGCCTGGGCAAAAGATTGGCATCCTGACCGCCTATGAAAAAGGATTGACCAACTCACTGCTAAAAAGCTGCGGGATAACGGATGAGTCGAACTTAATCATTGGAGACTTAAGCAAGGGAGAAGAGTTTTCGACCATTACTAACGGCGCAAGCGCCTTTCATAATGAGAGGCTGCGAGCTGAAGTCGTGCAGAAAGCAGTTGAGATTACAGAAAAACACCCAGAGATTGGAGCTATCCTCTTAGAATGCAGCGACCTGCCCCCTTACGCTTTTCATGTCCAGCAAGCAGTGCAGTTGCCTGTATTTGATTTCATGACGCTCATTCGCTGGGCGCATGATGCGAATAGTCAGCGTTCTTATTATGGGTTTATTTAA
- a CDS encoding MFS transporter has protein sequence MNFFRANKNFSWLLLGRIITNIGDSLYYIAATWLVYDLGGSAFYSGLAGFLILFPKVLQFLFGPFIDRWHPKKILTCTQLLQCILLLMIPCAYFFNLLTIQFLLIIMPLIAIIEQFSYPTQNKLLPLVLKKEDLLKGNTYFSFAYQGIDLIFNAFAGILVALIGAISLFLVDSITFATCAMIFSLLKLSHLPIDNTPVKHSYHTYIKELSEGLSLVFKALLPLLAGAIAINFTIGATYALLPSFAEEKGGAHIYGYYLTSISAGLLLGAWAVQKLGKFKVGRLTIYGYFLTTCLWVFSALVPNTILSVLLFGLAWIPIGYLNIFFGTLNQIIIPNELLGRVTSASYSLSALSLPFGSLIGGFFTTAVNNEIMFMLTGAGSLIAGLIWLMNARLRNLPEASKINHETFPIGEYPKEIQARETN, from the coding sequence TAGAATCATTACGAATATTGGGGACAGCCTATATTACATAGCCGCCACATGGCTAGTCTATGACCTTGGCGGAAGCGCTTTTTATTCTGGTTTAGCGGGTTTCTTGATTTTATTTCCCAAAGTTCTTCAATTTTTATTCGGTCCCTTCATTGATAGGTGGCACCCCAAGAAAATCCTCACTTGTACTCAGTTGTTACAATGTATCCTTCTGCTCATGATCCCTTGCGCTTATTTTTTCAATCTATTAACCATACAGTTTTTGCTCATCATCATGCCCCTTATCGCTATCATCGAACAGTTCTCTTATCCAACTCAGAATAAACTCTTGCCTTTAGTGCTCAAGAAAGAGGACTTACTAAAAGGCAATACCTATTTTTCGTTTGCTTATCAAGGAATCGATCTTATCTTTAACGCCTTTGCGGGCATACTTGTAGCTTTGATTGGTGCCATCTCTTTATTCTTGGTCGACTCCATCACTTTTGCCACCTGCGCAATGATATTTAGTCTTTTAAAACTTTCTCATCTTCCAATAGACAATACACCTGTGAAACATTCGTATCATACATACATAAAAGAATTATCAGAAGGCCTGTCACTCGTATTCAAGGCATTGCTTCCTCTTTTGGCAGGAGCAATAGCTATCAACTTTACTATCGGTGCAACTTATGCCCTTTTACCGTCCTTTGCAGAAGAAAAAGGGGGCGCTCATATATACGGATATTATTTAACAAGTATCTCTGCTGGATTATTGCTTGGTGCATGGGCTGTACAGAAACTAGGAAAATTTAAAGTTGGAAGGTTAACCATATACGGGTATTTCTTAACTACATGTTTATGGGTTTTCTCTGCTCTTGTCCCTAATACTATTCTCAGCGTATTGTTATTTGGACTTGCATGGATACCAATCGGATACCTAAACATCTTCTTTGGGACGCTTAATCAAATTATTATTCCAAATGAACTGCTTGGACGAGTTACCTCAGCAAGCTATAGTCTTAGTGCCCTATCTTTACCCTTCGGATCATTGATAGGTGGTTTTTTCACGACAGCGGTTAATAACGAGATAATGTTTATGTTAACGGGAGCAGGCAGCCTAATAGCAGGTTTAATCTGGTTAATGAATGCCAGACTAAGAAACCTGCCTGAAGCAAGTAAAATTAATCATGAAACATTCCCGATTGGCGAGTACCCAAAAGAAATACAAGCAAGAGAAACCAACTAA